A genomic window from Streptomyces sp. NBC_00234 includes:
- a CDS encoding dihydrolipoyl dehydrogenase family protein encodes MTDAVENAEYDVVVIGAGPVGENVVDRARAAGLSTAVIESELIGGECSYWACMPSKALLRPVVARADARRVPGLSGAVQGPLDTDEVLARRDYFASHWKDDGQAGWLEGIGADIYRGVGRLTGTRQVAVTSPDGTEHRLTARHAVAVCTGSRAVVPELAGIAGARPWTSREATSAKAVPGRLIVVGGGVVGVEMATVWQALGAEVTMLVRGKGLLPRMEPFAGEMVAEALTEAGARIRSGVSATAVRREAPDGPVTVELDNGEKLEADEILFATGRAPRTDDLGLETVGLEPGSWLDVDDSCLVRGSTWLYAVGDANHRALLTHQGKYQARIAGAAIAARAQGVPVLETAPWGAHAATADHAAVPQVVFTDPEAASVGLTLREAEEAGHRVRAVDYDLASVSGSGLYAQDYRGRARMIVDLDREILLGVTFVGPGIGELLHSATIAVAGEVPIDRLWHAVPAYPTISEVWLRLLETYRG; translated from the coding sequence ATGACTGACGCTGTCGAGAACGCTGAATACGACGTAGTGGTGATCGGTGCGGGTCCGGTCGGGGAGAACGTGGTGGACCGTGCCAGGGCCGCAGGGCTGAGCACGGCCGTGATCGAGTCGGAGCTCATCGGCGGTGAGTGCTCCTACTGGGCCTGCATGCCGAGCAAGGCGCTGCTCCGTCCGGTCGTGGCCCGAGCGGACGCCCGCCGGGTCCCGGGTCTCAGTGGCGCCGTGCAGGGACCGCTCGACACGGACGAGGTCCTGGCCCGTCGGGACTACTTCGCGTCCCACTGGAAGGACGACGGGCAGGCCGGCTGGCTGGAAGGCATCGGCGCGGACATCTACCGGGGCGTGGGGCGGCTGACCGGTACCAGGCAGGTTGCGGTCACCTCCCCGGACGGCACGGAGCACCGGCTCACCGCCCGGCATGCCGTGGCCGTCTGCACCGGCAGCCGGGCCGTGGTCCCCGAACTGGCCGGCATCGCCGGAGCCCGCCCCTGGACCAGCCGTGAGGCGACCAGCGCCAAGGCGGTACCCGGCCGGCTGATCGTCGTGGGCGGGGGTGTCGTCGGCGTCGAGATGGCCACGGTCTGGCAGGCCCTCGGCGCCGAGGTGACGATGCTCGTCCGCGGGAAGGGGCTGCTCCCCAGGATGGAGCCCTTCGCCGGTGAGATGGTGGCCGAGGCGCTGACCGAGGCGGGCGCCCGTATCCGTAGCGGCGTATCGGCCACCGCGGTGCGGCGGGAGGCTCCGGACGGACCGGTCACCGTGGAACTGGACAACGGCGAGAAGCTGGAGGCCGACGAGATCCTCTTCGCCACCGGCCGCGCGCCGCGCACCGACGACCTCGGCCTCGAAACGGTCGGCCTGGAACCCGGCTCCTGGCTCGACGTCGACGACAGCTGCCTGGTCCGGGGGAGCACCTGGCTGTACGCGGTCGGCGACGCCAACCACCGGGCGCTGCTCACCCATCAGGGCAAGTACCAGGCCCGTATCGCGGGAGCCGCGATCGCGGCCCGCGCCCAGGGCGTCCCCGTACTGGAGACCGCCCCCTGGGGAGCCCACGCGGCCACCGCGGACCACGCCGCCGTCCCCCAGGTCGTCTTCACCGACCCGGAGGCCGCCTCGGTCGGCCTCACCCTCAGGGAGGCGGAAGAGGCGGGCCACCGGGTTCGGGCGGTCGACTACGACCTGGCCTCGGTCTCCGGCTCGGGACTGTACGCGCAGGACTACCGGGGCCGCGCCCGCATGATCGTGGACCTGGACCGGGAGATCCTTCTCGGCGTCACCTTCGTCGGACCCGGCATCGGGGAGCTTCTGCACTCCGCCACCATCGCCGTCGCGGGCGAGGTGCCGATCGACCGGCTGTGGCACGCGGTTCCGGCCTACCCCACGATCAGCGAGGTCTGGCTGCGGCTTCTGGAGACGTACCGCGGATGA
- the trxA gene encoding thioredoxin, with protein sequence MSTVELTKDNFDQVVSDNDFVLIDFWASWCGPCRQFAPVYDSASERHPDLVFAKVDTEAQQELAAAFEIQSIPTLMIVRDNVAIFAQPGALPEAALEDVIGQARNLDMDEVHKSVEEQKKAQEQNQP encoded by the coding sequence ATGAGCACCGTAGAGCTCACCAAGGACAACTTCGATCAGGTCGTGAGCGACAACGACTTCGTACTGATCGACTTCTGGGCTTCCTGGTGCGGCCCGTGTCGGCAGTTCGCGCCGGTGTACGACTCGGCCTCCGAGCGTCACCCCGACCTGGTGTTCGCCAAGGTCGACACGGAGGCCCAGCAGGAGCTGGCGGCGGCTTTCGAGATCCAGTCCATTCCGACGCTGATGATCGTCCGGGACAACGTGGCGATCTTCGCCCAGCCCGGGGCGCTCCCCGAGGCGGCCCTCGAGGATGTCATCGGGCAGGCCAGGAACCTCGACATGGACGAGGTGCACAAGTCCGTCGAGGAGCAGAAGAAGGCCCAGGAGCAGAATCAGCCGTAA
- a CDS encoding helix-turn-helix transcriptional regulator, with amino-acid sequence MDRDYAEPLNVPALAHQAHMSPGHFSRSFRAAYGETPYSYLMTRRIERAKALLRRGDMSVTDVCFAVGCTSLGTFSTRFTELVGESPSAYRARPHDQGAAVPACIAKIHTRPLRNAEPGGNAEPFEGAKPVGNPEPVSKGKAEDAARR; translated from the coding sequence ATGGACCGCGACTACGCGGAGCCGCTCAACGTCCCTGCCCTGGCACACCAGGCCCACATGTCGCCCGGCCACTTCTCCCGCAGTTTCCGCGCCGCGTACGGGGAGACCCCGTACAGCTACCTGATGACGCGCAGGATCGAGCGGGCGAAGGCCCTGCTGCGGCGGGGGGACATGTCGGTGACGGACGTCTGCTTCGCCGTCGGGTGCACCTCGCTCGGGACGTTCAGCACGCGGTTCACCGAGCTGGTGGGCGAGAGCCCCAGCGCGTACCGGGCACGGCCGCACGACCAGGGCGCGGCCGTGCCGGCCTGCATCGCCAAGATCCACACGCGACCGCTCAGGAACGCGGAACCGGGCGGGAACGCCGAACCGTTCGAGGGAGCGAAACCGGTCGGTAACCCGGAGCCGGTCAGTAAGGGAAAGGCCGAGGACGCGGCTCGCCGGTAA